The genomic DNA GAATTCATGATGAACTCTTTAAGAGGTTGTCTGATTTAGGGAATGTCAGAAAAATTAAAGGATTTGCTCAAGTATCTAAAGAGGCGGCACAAGGGGCGGCCATTCTGGCTAATGGTTTAGCAGGAGGAAAATACAAAGAGCTTGTTGAAAATATGATGGTTACAAAAGCAAAAGGGACAGTACTAGATTACATATATATAAAAGAAATTGATGAATTAAGACGAATGTATAAAATCTAACATTTTCAGCCTAATTTAAACACGAATATTATTATCAATATAGTCTTTGAATGTTGCTAGCCACATACATTGTAAACCTTCTAAGGTTCTTAAAAGATAGAAAAGTGGACTAGAAAAGTTGATCATAAAATGTAATTATATAGTAATCTACAAACTACTTAATTGACCCGTCATTTACAGATCGAAAAACGAGCCAAGGATAAAAAAATGAAGTGTAGAATATGTGGTAATATACAGCACATCCTAAGCTCTGACGGATTTTGCCTTAATTGTGTTTTAAAATATGCTGATAAATTAAAAGAGGTTAGGAGCAAAGTTAAACATCGATAACTACTGAGAGTTCAGAAAAATTAATTTTCATATCTCTTTTACTTAAATATTCTGCAAATGCTTGTGAAAATACAAAGGATAAAATCCTACTAGATTTTAAAATCATATTTCGAGCCTAGTATTCTTCTTAGATCTTTGTGACGGTTTCTAATCTTAACTTCTGTCACACCAACAGCACTAGCAATTTGTTTCTGAGTTACAAATTTAATTATAGCGCCGGGAGTGGGATTTGAACCCACGAGACCCGTATGGGTCACAGGCTAATTGTACATTATTCCAGGCTTAGGCTTCCAGCGAATCTGCCCCTTACCAGGCTAGGGTATCTTTGCCAAGGATTTCCACCCTTTCCGGCAACCATTTCCCCGGCATACAGAGGCTTACTTACTAGTAGCTTCTTAAATATTATGGTTACTTCATAAGACAAAAAATTAGGTTTATCAACTTTGATTCAACTTTTTTCATATATATTAACCACTTTCACATCTGTTGAAAGCAAAAGCACCGATTAGCATTAAAGATAAACTAACAAGTACTACAATTATAAAATCGAGATATATTGGCAATGCAAAAGTCCCTATTAAAAATCCCCTTAACCCATCAACGGCATAAGTCAATGGATTAGCAAGCATAATAATATTCATCCAATCTGGAACATTTTGTATTGGAAAAAATGCACTTGATAAAAAAATTAATGGAAAGATAAGTAAGTTCATTATAAGCTGAAATCCTTGAAAGTCTTCGAGCCTTGATGCAATTATTAATCCAATACTGACTGAAAAAAATGCAATCAATACCATAAAAAGTAATGCTGGTATTAACCCAAAAAGGTTTACCTTTGCACCTAAAATCATGCTAATACATAAAACAAGTAAACCTTGAAGTATGGCAAGTGTAGAGCCTCCTAAAGTTTGTCCTATTACTATCGTGAGCCTACTAACAGGTGCAACTAACACTTCTTTTAAAAATCCAAATTGCCTATCCCAAATCACAGATACTCCTGCAAACATCGATGAGAACACTACCGACATAGTAATAATTCCAGGTGTAAGGAAGTCTATATAATTCAAATTTCCATCAAGTCTAATGAAGCTAAATCCAAAGCCAAAGAACATTAGAAAGAAGAACGGCTGCACTATATTTGCAACCAATCTACTTTTTGCCCTTAAGAATCTTTTAATCTGTCTAATCCATAGAACATATATCGCTTGCAAGTTTGCAGAGATCATCTTCACAAACCAAAAATGTATGCAGAATTATTTCTTAATTGATTCTTTTTACTAAATTATCTTCGTAACCATCTCTGTGCCATAATCTTCTTTGTTTCACTTGTATCTTCCCTTATCATTCTACCAATATAATGGAGGTAAACATCCTCAAGATTTGGCCTTCTTAAGTTAATAGATTCAATATTTATGTTATTTTCTTTAGCAACCTCAACTATTTCTG from Candidatus Methylarchaceae archaeon HK02M2 includes the following:
- a CDS encoding ABC transporter permease, whose amino-acid sequence is MISANLQAIYVLWIRQIKRFLRAKSRLVANIVQPFFFLMFFGFGFSFIRLDGNLNYIDFLTPGIITMSVVFSSMFAGVSVIWDRQFGFLKEVLVAPVSRLTIVIGQTLGGSTLAILQGLLVLCISMILGAKVNLFGLIPALLFMVLIAFFSVSIGLIIASRLEDFQGFQLIMNLLIFPLIFLSSAFFPIQNVPDWMNIIMLANPLTYAVDGLRGFLIGTFALPIYLDFIIVVLVSLSLMLIGAFAFNRCESG
- a CDS encoding DUF1464 family protein encodes the protein IHDELFKRLSDLGNVRKIKGFAQVSKEAAQGAAILANGLAGGKYKELVENMMVTKAKGTVLDYIYIKEIDELRRMYKI